One Halostella limicola genomic window carries:
- a CDS encoding glucose 1-dehydrogenase, with translation MQAVAVFRDGSVRTVEKPRPDPAPGEALVRTLRVGVDGTDRRIAAGELGEFPDGEDHLVLGHEAVGVVEDPNGTALSAGDVVVPTVRRPPADGTNEYFERGEPDYAPPGEFVERGIFGAHGVMAEYFTDAEEYLVPVPDALAEYGFLVEPASVAEKALEAAFASRSAFEWRRESALVLGTGSLGLTALARLAFGDEFDRTYCLGRRDRSDPAVEFVERVGATYVDSREVPLPDVPDAHEPVDLVYESTGHVPHAVETVEALAPNGVGALQGVPGSDAFEIDGGRLHEDLVLGNRALVGNVNSRPEHFAAAAEAFQSYPEWTFEALVSGTYRPSEASDALADDGPKAVVSFE, from the coding sequence ATGCAGGCAGTCGCCGTCTTTCGAGACGGGAGCGTCCGCACCGTCGAGAAGCCGCGGCCGGACCCGGCCCCCGGCGAGGCGCTCGTGCGGACGCTCCGCGTCGGCGTCGACGGCACCGACCGCCGCATCGCCGCCGGAGAACTGGGCGAGTTCCCCGACGGGGAGGATCACCTCGTGCTGGGTCACGAAGCGGTCGGCGTCGTCGAGGACCCGAACGGCACCGCCCTGTCGGCGGGCGACGTCGTCGTGCCGACCGTCCGCCGGCCGCCCGCGGACGGTACGAACGAGTACTTCGAGCGCGGCGAACCGGACTACGCCCCGCCCGGGGAGTTCGTCGAGCGGGGCATCTTCGGCGCGCACGGCGTCATGGCGGAGTACTTCACCGACGCAGAGGAGTACCTCGTTCCCGTGCCCGACGCGCTCGCGGAGTACGGCTTCCTGGTCGAACCGGCGAGCGTCGCGGAGAAGGCGCTGGAGGCGGCGTTCGCGTCGCGGTCCGCGTTCGAGTGGCGGCGGGAGTCGGCGCTCGTGCTCGGCACCGGCAGCCTCGGGCTGACGGCGCTCGCTCGCCTCGCGTTCGGCGACGAGTTCGACCGGACCTACTGCCTCGGTCGGCGCGACCGCTCCGACCCCGCAGTCGAGTTCGTCGAGCGCGTCGGCGCGACGTACGTCGACTCGCGGGAGGTCCCGCTTCCCGACGTGCCCGACGCGCACGAACCGGTCGACCTCGTCTACGAGTCGACCGGCCACGTCCCCCACGCCGTCGAGACGGTCGAGGCGCTCGCGCCGAACGGGGTCGGTGCGCTCCAGGGCGTTCCCGGGTCCGACGCGTTCGAGATCGACGGCGGGCGTCTGCACGAGGACCTCGTCCTCGGCAACAGGGCGCTCGTCGGCAACGTCAACTCCCGACCGGAGCACTTCGCCGCGGCCGCCGAGGCGTTCCAGTCGTACCCCGAGTGGACGTTCGAGGCGCTCGTCTCCGGTACCTACCGGCCGTCCGAGGCGAGCGACGCCCTCGCCGACGACGGCCCGAAAGCGGTCGTGTCGTTCGAGTAG
- a CDS encoding extracellular solute-binding protein, with amino-acid sequence MPPQGSASGSSSGSRRTHSSTTRRRFLAAGTAAAAAGSAGCLSSIVGGGGSSADTVTVAAVEGSGRLFQRLVDDYVSEQVNFEVDVSLFPYANLFEKTSSVLTTEGTAYDIVFMDDPWFPQFAQHCAPLRDHLPGELPTDQLIETTVDIATWPAPKGPVVPSAQDMEEQIRGQVVVGNTQLFAYNQAYYEEVGMSEPQTWEDVYEAGSAISEQIDGANGYIIRGKRGNPINANFFGLGNSRIGDMFDEDWRYQWNSDDGVDTLDFYVNDLAGISPDGVSSFDSDRVLNSLGDGTAAQSPAWPSAASLLLDPEEAEEADNIKFTVLPEGIRRAPQQGNWIAAINSYVSDDKKAAAGEVIQEAISKEAQNRYVELGGVPFRHDTFEDNMDAQPWFPALYESLQTAKWRPRTPLWSEVAVTQGENFNSALTGEISPSEALANIQEDVESIMDDAGYYD; translated from the coding sequence ATGCCACCTCAAGGCAGTGCTAGCGGCTCCAGCAGTGGGAGCCGTCGGACGCACAGTAGTACCACTCGGCGTCGGTTCCTGGCCGCAGGAACTGCTGCGGCCGCCGCGGGGTCGGCCGGATGTCTGAGTTCGATCGTCGGCGGCGGCGGGTCGTCGGCGGACACGGTGACCGTCGCCGCCGTCGAGGGGTCCGGACGGCTCTTCCAGCGGCTCGTCGACGACTACGTCTCGGAGCAGGTCAACTTCGAGGTCGACGTGTCGCTGTTCCCGTACGCCAACCTCTTCGAGAAGACGTCCAGCGTGCTCACGACCGAGGGCACCGCGTACGACATCGTGTTCATGGACGACCCGTGGTTCCCGCAGTTCGCACAGCACTGCGCGCCGCTCCGGGACCACCTGCCGGGCGAGCTCCCGACGGACCAGCTCATCGAGACGACCGTCGACATCGCGACGTGGCCGGCGCCGAAGGGGCCGGTCGTCCCCTCCGCGCAGGACATGGAGGAGCAGATCCGCGGACAGGTCGTCGTCGGCAACACGCAGCTGTTCGCCTACAACCAGGCGTACTACGAGGAGGTCGGCATGAGCGAGCCGCAGACCTGGGAGGACGTCTACGAGGCCGGCAGCGCCATCTCCGAGCAGATAGACGGCGCGAACGGCTACATCATCCGCGGGAAGCGCGGCAACCCGATCAACGCCAACTTCTTCGGCCTCGGTAACTCCCGCATCGGGGACATGTTCGACGAGGACTGGCGCTACCAGTGGAACAGCGACGACGGCGTCGACACGCTCGACTTCTACGTCAACGACCTCGCGGGCATCAGTCCGGACGGCGTCTCGTCGTTCGACAGCGACCGCGTGCTCAACAGCTTAGGCGACGGCACCGCCGCCCAGTCTCCGGCGTGGCCGTCCGCCGCCTCGCTCCTCCTCGACCCAGAGGAGGCGGAGGAGGCCGACAACATCAAGTTCACCGTCCTGCCCGAGGGGATCCGCCGCGCGCCCCAGCAGGGGAACTGGATCGCGGCCATCAACTCCTACGTCTCCGACGACAAGAAGGCGGCCGCGGGCGAGGTCATCCAGGAGGCCATCTCCAAGGAGGCCCAGAACCGCTACGTCGAACTCGGCGGCGTCCCGTTCCGGCACGACACGTTCGAGGACAACATGGACGCCCAGCCGTGGTTCCCGGCGCTGTACGAGTCGCTCCAGACCGCCAAGTGGCGGCCGCGGACGCCGCTGTGGAGCGAGGTGGCGGTCACGCAGGGAGAGAACTTCAACAGCGCGCTCACCGGCGAGATCTCGCCGTCGGAAGCGCTCGCGAATATCCAGGAGGACGTCGAAAGCATCATGGACGACGCCGGCTACTACGACTGA
- a CDS encoding carbohydrate ABC transporter permease — protein MATDSSDALTSGGGADAVVSEDDGLAARVLLWADDRLRWLLTLPAVLILFALTFYPLLRAIEMSMHNYVPSGREFVGASNFVNLASNEAFLNSLTVTGKFIGLAVGIEFLLGFGIALLLNKKIKLRGLWQTLILVPMILSPTVVGLIWRLMYAPNGLLDYIFAPLAGGNVGWISEPNVALYSVILTDVWQWTPLVVLVMFAGLQSVPDHLREAAIMDGASRRQRFVDITLPYLKSLIVLILIIRLVDALRVFAKVYILTRGGPGSATNVVSMEMYRTAFRFSNFGEAAAMALSLLVIVILLAMTFVKTAGVEF, from the coding sequence ATGGCAACAGACAGTTCGGACGCGCTCACGTCGGGCGGCGGTGCGGACGCGGTCGTCAGCGAGGACGACGGCCTCGCGGCACGGGTCCTGCTGTGGGCCGACGACCGCCTCCGCTGGCTGCTGACGCTCCCGGCGGTGCTCATCCTGTTCGCGCTCACGTTCTACCCGCTCCTGCGGGCCATCGAGATGTCGATGCACAACTACGTCCCGTCCGGGCGAGAGTTCGTCGGCGCGTCGAACTTCGTCAACCTCGCCAGCAACGAGGCGTTCCTCAACTCGCTGACGGTGACCGGGAAGTTCATCGGCCTCGCGGTGGGGATCGAGTTCCTGCTCGGCTTCGGGATCGCCTTGCTACTGAACAAGAAGATCAAGCTTCGGGGCCTCTGGCAGACGCTCATACTGGTCCCGATGATCCTCTCGCCGACGGTCGTCGGCCTCATCTGGCGATTGATGTACGCGCCGAACGGGCTGCTCGACTACATCTTCGCGCCGCTGGCCGGCGGCAACGTCGGTTGGATATCCGAACCGAACGTCGCGCTGTACTCGGTGATCCTGACCGACGTGTGGCAGTGGACGCCGCTCGTCGTGCTAGTGATGTTCGCGGGGCTGCAGTCGGTCCCGGACCACCTCCGCGAGGCGGCCATCATGGACGGGGCGTCGCGGCGGCAGCGGTTCGTCGACATCACGCTCCCGTACCTCAAGTCGCTCATCGTGCTGATACTGATCATCCGGCTGGTCGACGCCCTGCGCGTCTTCGCGAAGGTGTACATCCTCACGCGTGGCGGCCCGGGCAGCGCGACCAACGTGGTGTCGATGGAGATGTACCGCACCGCGTTCCGGTTCAGCAACTTCGGCGAGGCGGCCGCGATGGCCCTCTCGCTGCTGGTCATCGTGATCCTGCTCGCGATGACGTTCGTCAAGACTGCGGGGGTGGAGTTCTGA
- a CDS encoding carbohydrate ABC transporter permease, with the protein MATEDSPAPYSEPSTVERWNDRVTELGLGKVLVYGGIGTFLVWTLFPVYWLVTATLKTRDTLLSFPPHWLPYEMEVGNFAQLFAQRPEFTQFIVNSITVTILTTIIATFVGACAAYGFVTFDYPYNLDFHLPFYILSTRFMPPIATIIPLFVIFRDFGLVNTLEGLVLVYVMFNIPFAVWMMKGFFEEVPNSLVESAMLDGHTHMGAFVKIVLPLVKPGLLASAIFTVIITWNELLFAIILAQNSKAMTVPVGLASFITKFSVQWVNMSVAATIALAPVLVFAFIARDQLVQGFSMGAVEK; encoded by the coding sequence ATGGCGACCGAAGACTCCCCCGCTCCGTACAGCGAACCGTCGACGGTCGAGCGGTGGAACGACCGCGTCACGGAACTGGGACTGGGGAAGGTGCTCGTCTACGGCGGCATCGGGACGTTCCTCGTCTGGACGCTGTTCCCGGTGTACTGGCTGGTGACGGCCACGCTGAAGACCCGGGACACGCTCCTCTCGTTCCCGCCGCACTGGCTCCCCTACGAGATGGAGGTGGGCAACTTCGCGCAGCTGTTCGCGCAGCGCCCCGAGTTCACCCAGTTCATCGTCAACAGCATCACCGTGACGATCCTGACGACGATCATCGCGACGTTCGTCGGCGCCTGCGCCGCGTACGGGTTCGTCACGTTCGACTACCCGTACAACCTGGACTTCCACCTGCCCTTCTACATCCTCTCGACGCGGTTCATGCCGCCGATCGCGACGATCATCCCGCTGTTCGTGATCTTCCGCGATTTCGGTCTGGTGAACACGCTTGAGGGGCTCGTCCTCGTGTACGTGATGTTCAACATCCCGTTCGCGGTGTGGATGATGAAGGGCTTCTTCGAGGAGGTGCCGAACAGCCTCGTCGAGTCGGCGATGCTCGACGGCCACACGCACATGGGGGCGTTCGTCAAGATCGTCCTCCCGCTGGTGAAACCCGGCCTCCTCGCGTCGGCGATCTTCACCGTCATCATCACGTGGAACGAGCTGCTGTTCGCGATCATCCTCGCGCAGAACTCGAAGGCGATGACGGTGCCGGTCGGGCTCGCGTCGTTCATCACGAAGTTCTCCGTCCAGTGGGTGAACATGAGCGTCGCCGCGACGATCGCGCTGGCGCCGGTGCTCGTGTTCGCCTTCATCGCGCGCGACCAGCTGGTGCAGGGGTTCAGCATGGGGGCGGTCGAGAAATGA